One window from the genome of Panthera leo isolate Ple1 chromosome D3, P.leo_Ple1_pat1.1, whole genome shotgun sequence encodes:
- the HCAR2 gene encoding hydroxycarboxylic acid receptor 2, whose product MNLHQQQNHFLEIDKKNCCVFRDDFIANVLPPVLGLEFVFGLLGNGLALWIFCFHLKSWKSSRIFLFNLAVADFLLIICLPFLTDNYVRKWDWKFGDIPCRLMLFMLAMNRQGSIIFLTVVAVDRYFRVVHPHHALNKISNRTAAIISCLLWGVTIGLTGHLLHKKMLIRNRDANLCSSFSICHTFRWHDAMFLLEFILPLGIILFCSARIICSLRQRQMDRHAKIKRAINFIMVVAIVFIICFLPSVAVRIRIFWLLHTTGTKNCDVYRSVDLAFFITLSFTYMNSMLDPLVYYFSSPSFPNFFSTLINRCLRKKTPQGPDNNQSTSMELTGI is encoded by the coding sequence ATGAACCTGCACCAGCAGCAGAATCATTTTCTGGAAATAGACAAGAAGAACTGCTGTGTGTTCCGGGATGACTTCATTGCCAATGTGCTGCCACCAGTGCTGGGGCTGGAGTTTGTGTTCGGGCTCCTGGGCAATGGCCTTGCCCTGTGGATTTTCTGCTTCCACCTCAAGTCCTGGAAATCCAGCCGGATTTTCCTGTTCAACTTGGCCGTGGCCGACTTTCTCCTGATCATCTGCCTGCCATTCTTGACGGACAACTACGTGAGGAAGTGGGACTGGAAGTTTGGGGACATCCCTTGCAGGCTGATGCTCTTTATGCTGGCCATGAACCGCCAGGGCAGCATCATCTTCCTCACCGTGGTGGCCGTGGACAGGTATTTCCGGGTGGTCCATCCCCACCATGCTCTGAACAAGATCTCCAATCGGACAGCGGCCATCATCTCCTGCCTCTTGTGGGGTGTCACCATCGGCCTGACGGGTCACCTCCTGCACAAAAAGATGTTGATCAGGAATCGAGATGCGAATTTGTGCAGCAGCTTTAGCATCTGCCATACCTTCAGGTGGCACGATGCCATGTTCCTCCTGGAGTTCATCCTGCCCCTGGGCATCATCCTGTTCTGCTCGGCCAGAATCATCTGCAGCCTGCGCCAGCGACAAATGGACAGACACGCCAAGATCAAGAGGGCCATCAACTTCATCATGGTGGTGGCCATTGTCTTCATCATCTGCTTCCTGCCCAGCGTGGCTGTGCGCATACGCATTTTCTGGCTCCTGCACACCACGGGTACGAAGAACTGTGATGTCTATCGCTCGGTTGACCTGGCGTTTTTCATCACCCTCAGCTTCACCTACATGAACAGCATGCTGGACCCTTTGGTGTACTACTTCTCCAGCCCATCTTTTCCCAACTTCTTCTCCACCCTGATCAACCGCTGCCTGCGGAAGAAGACACCACAAGGGCCAGATAATAACCAGAGCACAAGCATGGAGCTCACGGGGATCTGA